A single genomic interval of Schistocerca americana isolate TAMUIC-IGC-003095 chromosome 2, iqSchAmer2.1, whole genome shotgun sequence harbors:
- the LOC124595946 gene encoding uncharacterized protein LOC124595946 translates to MKTLFILFAILGITAAKAVPVHRVNAHTRDLQDDLDDFLALIPIDEIVNIVLNHLANDPEVQAVAQYVLSDDFKSIVLAIDALPEYIDFLNYLQESGLDVYKYVNILHDFLGLPQLTPPSKLRRTRSIRSMVDEILAILPLDELRALFDEKLETSPDFKELYDRIRSPEFQSIVETLNSLPEYQELLQKLRDAGIDVDAFIDLIRGLFGLPTSSSNKIRFHVTAKKANRNLQDDLNDFLALIPIDEIVNIVLNHLANDPEVQAAVEYVLSDDFKSIVLAIDALPEYIDFLNYLQESGLDVYKYVNALHDFLGLPQLTPPSKLRRTRSIRSMVDEILAILPLDELRALFDEKLETSPDFKELYDRIRSPEFQSIVETLNSLPEYQELLQKLRDAGIDVDAFIDLIRGLFGLPTRSRH, encoded by the exons aTGAAGACGCTCTTCATCCTATTCGCTATCCTAGGGATAACAGCAG CAAAGGCTGTTCCCGTTCACCGTGTGAATGCACACACTCGCGACCTGCAGGATGACCTCGACGACTTCCTCGCCCTCATTCCCATCGACGAAATTGTGAACATTGTGCTTAACCACTTGGCCAACGACCCTGAGGTGCAGGCTGTCGCTCAATACGTGCTCTCTGATGACTTCAAGAGCATTGTCCTGGCCATTGACGCTCTCCCAGAATACATTGAT TTCCTCAACTACCTGCAAGAGTCCGGCCTCGATGTCTACAAATACGTGAACATTCTACACGACTTCCTGGGACTGCCCCAGCTTACCCCTCCTTCCAAGCTGAGACGCACCAGGAGCATCCGTTCCATGGTCGACGAGATTCTCGCCATCTTGCCACTGGACGAACTCCGGGCTCTGTTCGACGAGAAGCTGGAAACCAGCCCTGACTTCAAGGAACTGTATGACAGGATTAGGTCTCCCGAATTCCAG TCGATCGTGGAAACTCTGAACTCTCTGCCAGAGTACCAGGAGCTGCTCCAGAAACTGAGGGACGCCGGGATCGACGTCGACGCATTCATTGATCTGATTCGCGGTCTCTTCGGCCTACCAACAA GCTCCAGCAACAAGATTCGTTTCCATGTAACTGCCAAGAAGGCCAACCGCAACCTCCAGGATGACCTCAACGACTTCCTCGCCCTCATTCCCATCGACGAAATTGTGAACATTGTGCTTAACCACTTGGCCAATGACCCTGAGGTGCAGGCTGCCGTTGAATACGTGCTCTCTGATGACTTCAAGAGCATTGTCCTGGCCATCGACGCTCTCCCAGAGTACATTGAT TTCCTCAACTACCTGCAAGAGTCCGGCCTCGATGTCTACAAATATGTGAACGCTCTACACGACTTCCTGGGACTGCCCCAGCTTACCCCTCCTTCCAAGCTGAGACGCACCAGGAGCATCCGTTCCATGGTCGACGAGATTCTCGCCATCTTGCCACTGGACGAACTCCGGGCTCTGTTCGACGAGAAGCTGGAAACCAGCCCTGACTTCAAGGAACTGTATGACAGGATTAGGTCTCCCGAATTCCAG TCGATTGTGGAAACTCTGAACTCGCTGCCAGAGTACCAGGAGCTGCTCCAGAAACTGAGGGACGCCGGCATCGACGTCGACGCATTCATTGACTTGATCCGTGGACTTTTCGGCCTGCCAACCAGGTCGAGGCATTAA